The genomic interval TGTAACAATTACAATAGtacttaattctttttattgatttttatagaTGTTTAATAGAGatatttttatatagaaattaaattgatcaatattttttaatttaagaattcatttgttattgtattttgtaaatttgatagattaaattaatgaaaacaTTCATTATTTGACCGAATCAAATGActatttactttgtctttaagtAAAATGGTAAAATAGTTTATGTCACAATAACTAGCTAGTTATATAACACAGTTACACacccaaaaatttaattataagctAGATTTATACATAACAAATCCAAATGATCTTGAGCAGATTCAAATGGAAGAGAAAATAGGGCAAGGAAGCACAGCAGAAATTCATAGAGGAACATGGCGTGGATTTGATGTAGCAGTGAAATGCATATCAACCGAATTCTTCCGTACAAATGCAAACGGTGTTGAATTCTTTGCTCAAGAAGTTGAAACACTCTCAAAGCAACGACACCGTTTTGTTCTTCATCTAATGGGTGCGTGCCTTGACCCTCCTAATCATGCATGGCTTGTAACAGAGTATCTCAAAACAACGTTGAAGGAATGGCTTCATGGGCCTGGCAAAAGGCGCAGAGACAGAATTGTGTCACTTCCTTCTTTTAAAGAGAGACTCATTAGGGCCTTTGAGATAGCCCAAGCAATGCAGTATCTGCATGACCAAAGGCCCAAAATTGTTCACCGTGACTTAAAGCCCAGTAATGTTTTTTTGGACCATGATATGCATGTTAGAGTTGCTGATTTTGGACATGCCCGTTTCTTAGATGATGGGGAAATGGCTCTCACTGGAGAAACCGGTAAGCTTAACAACAAATCCAAATTAAATTCTACTTGTATTTTTTACCTAAATTGAATTTATTGAACAACTAAAATTTGAGAACTTTtgtgacatatttttttaagtgttaACGTAATTTAAATATGTGGAATTATATTCAAACTTATTAATTatcaacatatttttattaatttcaaatttaaatttagacgTGATTATTCACGATATTTACTAAGTGTAATTGAATATTTGAAAAGTATTGTTAATCATGGTTAATGAGGTGTGACATATAGTATATTTATTAACTATAATGTAATTATTTAcatacttaaattattttaaccaCTTAAAAAGTTATCATGAAAGTTGTCTAAATTTAGTTGTAGACAAATCATTCATTTTTCAGTTTGTACATGTattgataaatgataaaatatgttGATCCAATGTTAAGATATAAAGTTTTACACATTCACATTTATAGGAACATACGTGTATATGGCACCTGAGGTAATACGATGTGAGCCATATAATGAAAAGTGTGATGTATATAGTTTTGGAGTGATATTCAACGAGCTTCTGACTGGAAAACACCCCTACATTGAGACAGAATATGGTCCTGCCAAGGTATCATCATCACATTGGTCATGAATTCTTCTTTTTTTAGTTTGGTGATTGATTATATTGTCGATGTGGGCCTTATTTGGATGAATATGTGTTTTAGATTGCTATGGAAGTTGTAGAGGGAAAATTGAGGCCTATGTTTCCTTCAGGGGACGATGGTGAACAACTTGGAGAATTGATTGACCTTATACGCCTTTGTTGGGATGGAAATCCTTCAACTAGACCATCCTTTGCTACAATTACCCATATCCTCAAAACTTATGCTAATAGACtccttcaattttaaatatactgTATCAAATAAGAGAAATTAAacaattaactatttattattggAAATATATGATCAAACTTGAATTCTTATGTTGATGTGATcatgtgatttatttaaaaagtacTCTATACGACCTTTATAACACATATGTGGCCACCTCAGTTATAATCCTACACCACCGTTAAAAAGATCCATCTTCATTTTTGAGCAGTGATATATATCATAAAGGAGGTTTCGTGAAATTTCCCAACGTGTTAATCTGTATTAATAGTAGCAAAGgaagataattttatttgatatttgataaaaaatatggGGTTGACCAAATCAATCGAAATCAATTTTGATGATTCGCGAGaatcattatttttctttttctcttttcatttaaaaaatctagctgatgagaaaaataaaattagctGACAAAACAGATAAACTACTAACTCAATATAAAGTAACTTAAAAAACAATGGGaacaatttgttttattttaattatattattactaCTTACGTAGTATGTGCAGCTTTCTCTCATCATTCTCCACCTAAGCTGTGCTGGCAATGTCTCCTACTTTTTGTCGCTATTGTGTGTTCTTTTGTCTCGTTCTGTTTCTTTTATATGACTTGTAGTAAAACAAACGGTCTATTATTTTActtgtaaaaaaaagtatattttttaattaaaataaatatgtaagagataaattattattaattaaattgctATCAAAGACCCTTTCAATAACTtggtctatttatttttatcctaaatgcattttttattctttatattatTCAAGGTATGTGTTGTACTAATAGTTTATATtggttttgaaataaaaaatcatcaatcTCAGAGATAACAGTCGctataattagttttttataaagtaaaatgTATTAATGGAAATATTAAGGATATTTTAActcattataaaaaatagtgTCCAAGTGTTTCAGTGACAATCCAAATGAATATAACAtcaaaaagaaagataaaaaagtATATGAGATTTTACTATACTCAAAAACTAGTACcatgaaatgatttttatgtTGTCTACAACTCTATCCAACTAAGTTTAGATCGATTtgaatgatttatttaaatttttttatctgaTCTTATCTAATAAAAGAGGGTTTATATTGGATTGATTTTTAGTTGATTCAAATtgcaatcaaacaaaaaaattattaatgttagTATTAGAAAGTCACGGTAAATTAAAAGTTAGAtgtaaaatatgatatataatatattaaaaaataacattaaaaaataacaacaattgattatgtttaaaatatataaaataataaataaattaatagattaaGTTAAATCTATTAGTATTATAAATAAACCAATGAGTAATAATTGATACAATGTCTCGtattaataaaacttaaataaatattaaaatttatttatgcttTTAAATTCGATTTTGAAAAAGGAAGTCGAACTATTTTCATAAACAAGATTTAAATACATTCAGTTATATTCCATtatttgtgaattttaattttttgtatcaatttgtgattttttttagatCGATTTAgattttaactaaaacaaaTCTAAGATTTTAGTCGTCAAGTTTAAGAGGTTTTACGATTTTTCCTAcaactcaatttaaaatttaatttttaaaaagtttcatttttattaattatgttgaaTTATATATGATACGATGATGTGATATTATTGATTTGAACCACATAAGTTGTATTGCAAAATTTGTtacaactattttatttttttagacttacacgaaaaaaataaacaaatgcaACATGTTATTCTCAAATTCACgaattttatttcaaatcaataaaatataattataaatcatTAATGAATATgacaagttaaaaaaataaattataaattgagtTGTGAGAAAAAATCTTTAAATTGGTGGaacaaataaactaattatcaaatttaaaaactaaaagaataaaatcctatttcaataaaaataaaagatcaaaagtACATTTAAACTGTTATTTTTGCAGAAGATAGACAACCTACTTATTAAATAGTATACttttatatgaatatttattaagtgtattatcatttttattattgaatataGAGAGTTTaagttgattaaaaaaaatatagagttaACAAATATgtcttcattttaaaaatatatatataattatgctTTAAAATTATTTCGAATAGAATAAAAGATACTAATCTACGTGATGTTTAGAACACACTCTTTAgagtgtattttaaaaaaatatgttcatAAGATCTTTATATTATGATTTAGATTCATTAAACcgcatataattaaatttaaatattttcgttatttttaaaatattaaataatttaaaagtttccTAATAACAAGTAATTTAAAAgttagaaaattatatttattaaagtaaattttaataaggaatgaaaatatattgaaatcaAAGATCAATTATACAAACTGAATAAATAAAAGGACCAAAATTATAAgtaaacttaaatatttttatcattttaaaaaatattaaataatttaaaagttccctaataaaaagtaatttaaaaattagaaaattatatttattaaaataaatttcaataaggaatgaaaatatattgaaatctACTTTAAAATAGGaagtgaaaatatatttaaaatatatttcctATACTTTTTATTCGCATTTCTTATACTTTTCACTCATAGTTCAAGTGCAAACATTTAAGTTCTTATTATAAAACTGCATATTTTCAGTTTCATAATTTGTAGAGACTGATAAGTGagaacaaaaactaaaatcaagtattaaaaatatatttaatcatctttatttttttaaacgactttctaaataaattatttagattaTCTTTAACTTATTTTTCTAATACATAAAATCTAAGTCGGCCTAGGTGAAATTTTAAAGTAttgcttttaattttatatcctttttttcATACCCTACTTTGCCATGCTCGTGGTTTAATCTTGGGATGCAAAACCGAAGTTTCTTCTCACTGCTACCACCTTATTTCTGGTCTCTTGATCTAGATTTGTCTCCTAGAGAATTGTATTTAAAGAGTACTAGTCAATGCACGATCAAAGAGTTTTATATTAACCacgataaaatattttactccTTATACTTTAAAtacatacaatttttaaaaattatttataattaagttttgagataatatttttcaaatattttttattttaataattctttttattgatttagttaGAAGCcgtaatttataaattatagattataaattataactaagttaataaaagagacaatttaatatgtaattttaaaaaatgatattttgatactttatttttataattaaattattaaaaaaaattaattttttgatgtTATATGATTAAAGTAAAATGAAATATCCttattgtaaattttattttatttttggattgaATCCTAGACTTCTTTCAATGCTCCGATTCATATTACTGACGTATGCTTTcagaacaaaaatattatatcgattgaaaagttaaatataataactttttattgaaaaaagttTATGACATTTAATAGTTTTATCttgtatttgtatattttaaccAGTTGTCTTTTAGTGTATAAAAAGACCAGTTGCCTTTTGTCAAAGAAAGTAGCCTGAAATAATTGTTTaacatttttgttgaaataaaaaTCGCACTTCAGAGAAGCAGAAGCTAATCCATTTCAGATTCTTACTTTTTTGCTCTTAGATTTGGCTTACAATTAAGCTTTTTCCCCCCACAATCATCGCCATTGCTGTTGGCCAACTTATATGTATATGTAAGTACagctacttttaattttttaattcgaaataaaaatcaaaagggTCATCattcttcaacaacaaaaatattcaaaagggTCACTAGATTCCTAGTCCAAAGTGAACACGTTCATCCATATTGTTTTGTTTCAACCTTTGCCAGCTAACTTTATGTCACCTTgatctctttttatttaattatttatagtaaTATATACTAGTATATACTATATCTGAAACTAGCTCCATactgttttatttatttcatttcttGTAATTGTTCAACATTACTTACTCAAaggtttgatttttatgaccaagttagtaaatttatttattttccacaagtttgtttgtattttttgtgATATGTTTAGGGTTATGAATGGATGGTAATAAGCATCAAGGTGGTGAAGTAAGTATGATGGAGAAGAAAAGAGAAGTGGTGGTGGCAATTTCAAATGTAGGTGGAGAGAACCATGATCATGATCATGAGCATGAACATGAACATGAACATAACCATGATCATGAGTTGAAAGGGTTTGAATCTTCACCTCACTTTGTTTCAAAGTCTCCACCTTTTAACTCTGCTTCCCCTGAGATAAGATTCATTCCAAGTCCAAATAAACCCCCAAAAATTCCCAGTACAAATGCCAACCTTACAACAAGAAAATCACTTGCAAGATCAATGTATTCTAAGCCCAAATCAAGGTTTGGTGAACAACCTTACCCCAATGATGGAACCATTTTAGAAGAGAGTGTTACTTGTTCAACTTTGCAAGAACAATTAGCTTTTAGTTCACCTTATAGGAACTCATTCAATAAAGCATCACAGTCGCCTAATAACAAATCTGGAACGGTTAATAGAACCGTTTCAATTACTTCGGTCGTCACTCCCAAAACACCTTTGATGGCGTCTCCGGGTCCTGCTGGTGAGGATCCTGATGAAATCATTTACAGGAAAGTTGAATTTAGTAAAGGCAAGCGTAAGAGACTAAAGACTAAggttttgattgaattgttCATGTTTGCATTCATTACAAGTAGCTTGCTTGCTAGCTTAACTGTTGCAGAACTGAAAAGGACAAAGATTTGGAGTTTGGGGCTTTGGAGGTGGTGTATGCTTGTGATGGTGACCTTTTGTGGCATGTTGGTTACCAAATGGTTCATGCACATTGTCGTTTTCTTGATTGAAATGAACTTCTTGTTGAAGAAAAAGGTTCTTTATTTTGTCCATGGGCTTAAGAAATGTGTCCAAGTCTTCATTTGGATTAGTTCGGTTCTCCTCACATGGGTGCTTTTTATCAATCGCGGGGTCCAACGATCGAAATTGGCCTCAAAGATTTTGGATGGTGTAACCTGGACTCTTGTTTCCCTTCTCATTGGAGGATTTTTATGGGTCATAAAGACATTGTTGCTAAAGATTTTGGCATCGAATTTCCACGTCAAATCTTTCTTTGATCGAATTCAAGAATCGATATTCCATCAGTATCTTCTGCAGACACTCTCTGGGCCTCCTCTTATGGAAGAGGCCGAGAAGTTTGGGCGATCTCAAAGTATCAGCCATTTTAGTTTCAGGAGTACAACCGGTAAAGGCAGCACAAAGAAAGAGGTTATTGATATGGCAAAGCTTCACAAAATGAAGCAAGAGAAAGTTTCCGCGTGGACCATGAAGATTTTGGTAGATGCAGTGATGAATTCAAGGCTGTCCACAATCTCTAATTCACTAGATGAAAGTTTTTATGATGGAGAACCTGAACAAACTGATAAAGAAATTACTAATGAGATGGAAGCAACTGCTGCTGCATATTACATTTTCAGGAACGTTGCTGCTTCCCCGAGTTGCACGTAAGAAATTTACGCCTATTACTTGTAGAGTTGTTTGTTGATTATAGTCGTAAATATGATTACTCTATCTATTATCACTGGTATCAGTTGCATGTAAATGTATTTGTCCTGCTCCTTATTTTGATATCTGCCACTCTTGTTGCTGCTAAAAATTGCTTCTCATTATGAATAGAGACATCGACGAAGATGAACTCCGTAGGTTCTTGATTAAGGAAGAAGTGCCTTTTGTGTTTCCCCTACTGGCTCAATCAGAGACAGGGCTAATTACCAGAAAATCTTTAGCTGATTGGGTGGTAAGGTCTTCTATGTTTGTTAAAAATTCGTTGTTGCAATAAAAAATCGAGATTCCATTTGG from Cicer arietinum cultivar CDC Frontier isolate Library 1 chromosome 5, Cicar.CDCFrontier_v2.0, whole genome shotgun sequence carries:
- the LOC101506756 gene encoding serine/threonine-protein kinase 52-like, producing the protein MNFKNSPQTQQSLSRQSSKSKSNSRAKPKQEPLSPFAGGGCCRGFTSVKTVASTTSTFQHHQLQQRYDTLEVKVADLEKEVQKQTELRVMYRKRMERTQDYLRYCLQIAQENGILEHIIHTKGELQQSPLYNLNSITNSPLNPTPMHQNHPNLEAIIDQAKINGWYINPTEIQMEEKIGQGSTAEIHRGTWRGFDVAVKCISTEFFRTNANGVEFFAQEVETLSKQRHRFVLHLMGACLDPPNHAWLVTEYLKTTLKEWLHGPGKRRRDRIVSLPSFKERLIRAFEIAQAMQYLHDQRPKIVHRDLKPSNVFLDHDMHVRVADFGHARFLDDGEMALTGETGTYVYMAPEVIRCEPYNEKCDVYSFGVIFNELLTGKHPYIETEYGPAKIAMEVVEGKLRPMFPSGDDGEQLGELIDLIRLCWDGNPSTRPSFATITHILKTYANRLLQF
- the LOC101502566 gene encoding mechanosensitive ion channel protein 10, encoding MDGNKHQGGEVSMMEKKREVVVAISNVGGENHDHDHEHEHEHEHNHDHELKGFESSPHFVSKSPPFNSASPEIRFIPSPNKPPKIPSTNANLTTRKSLARSMYSKPKSRFGEQPYPNDGTILEESVTCSTLQEQLAFSSPYRNSFNKASQSPNNKSGTVNRTVSITSVVTPKTPLMASPGPAGEDPDEIIYRKVEFSKGKRKRLKTKVLIELFMFAFITSSLLASLTVAELKRTKIWSLGLWRWCMLVMVTFCGMLVTKWFMHIVVFLIEMNFLLKKKVLYFVHGLKKCVQVFIWISSVLLTWVLFINRGVQRSKLASKILDGVTWTLVSLLIGGFLWVIKTLLLKILASNFHVKSFFDRIQESIFHQYLLQTLSGPPLMEEAEKFGRSQSISHFSFRSTTGKGSTKKEVIDMAKLHKMKQEKVSAWTMKILVDAVMNSRLSTISNSLDESFYDGEPEQTDKEITNEMEATAAAYYIFRNVAASPSCTDIDEDELRRFLIKEEVPFVFPLLAQSETGLITRKSLADWVLKVYQERKALAHALSDTKTAVKQLNKLVTGVIVVVTIVVWLLLMEIATTKVLVFLSSQLVLAAFMFGNTCKNIFEAIIFVFVMHPFDVGDRCVIDGVELLVEEMNILTTVFLKLNNEKVYYPNSVLATKPISNYYRSPNMVDNVHFSIDFTTPAEKIGALKEKVKRYLERNPQYWYPNFGLVVNEIENVNKIKMGLFVTHTMNFQEFGEKTKRRSELVMEVKKIFEELNIRYNLIPQGVHVRHMEHDSNLLK